CGGGGCCAGGAGCAGGTCATCGGCGAGTGCGTCCGCATCCTCCGACCGGGGGGCAGCCTCTGCTGGGAGGTGGGCAACCACGTCGCGGCAGACGAGATCATCCCGCTCGACCTCCTGCTCTACCCCGTCTTCCGCCGCCACACGGAGCTCAAGCTCCGCAACCGCATCGTCTGGCACTTCGAGCACGGCCTCCACTGCAAGCGCCGGTTTTCGGGCCGCTACGAGGTGGTCCTCTGGTTCACCAAGGGGCGCGACCACGCGTTCGACCTCGACGCCGTCCGCGTTCCGCAGAAGTATCCCGGCAAGCGCGCCTGGAAGGGACCGCGCGCCGGCGAGTACACCGGCAACCCGCTCGGGAAGAACCCGGGCGACGTCTGGATCTTTCCGAACGTCAAGGCGAACCACGTCGAGAAGACGATCCATCCTTGCCAGTTCCCGGTAGAGCTCGTCGAACGGTTCATCCTGACCGTGACGAAGCCCGGCGACCTCGTCGTCGATCCCTTCATGGGCGTCGGCTCGACGGCGTGCGCGGCGGTGATGCACGGGCGACGGGCGGCCGGGGCGGAGTGCCTGCCCGCCTATGTTCAGATCGCCCGCGAGCGGATCCGCCTGGCCGCCGAGAGACGGCTGAAGACGCGGCCGATGGGCCGGCCGGTGCACCAGCCAGAACCGAACTCCGCCCTTGCTCGGCGCGACGCCGAATCTCGGCGCAGCGAGCGCAAGCGTGTCGTCCGCACGCCGCCACAGGGGCTCCGCATCGCGTCGCACGTCCTCGATCGGGAGCAAAGCCGTACCGGGTCGCAGCTGCGCCTGCTCGACGACGGCCCGGCCAGGCCCGAATAGCCGTTTCAGTCGGCCTCGACCCCGATCACAGGGGGTTGCCTCCCCGCCCCGCGCGGCGCAATTAGCTGGCGGCATGGGCGACACGAGGGTCCGCTTCGGCCTCTGCCTGCCGCAGTTCGGCTCGGCCTGGAGCCAGGCGCGCGAGGTCGCCCAGGCGGCCGACGAGGCAGGCTTCGACTC
This DNA window, taken from Deltaproteobacteria bacterium, encodes the following:
- a CDS encoding site-specific DNA-methyltransferase, which translates into the protein MGGVVIHERWSEGAEVVLYPGDTRDLLPSLPDECARLVITSPPYNLAKAYERERLDLEAYVRGQEQVIGECVRILRPGGSLCWEVGNHVAADEIIPLDLLLYPVFRRHTELKLRNRIVWHFEHGLHCKRRFSGRYEVVLWFTKGRDHAFDLDAVRVPQKYPGKRAWKGPRAGEYTGNPLGKNPGDVWIFPNVKANHVEKTIHPCQFPVELVERFILTVTKPGDLVVDPFMGVGSTACAAVMHGRRAAGAECLPAYVQIARERIRLAAERRLKTRPMGRPVHQPEPNSALARRDAESRRSERKRVVRTPPQGLRIASHVLDREQSRTGSQLRLLDDGPARPE